AAATGAGTAAAATGCTACATAGATACTCAAAAATACAACAATCATAATCGGATTTGCATTTGGAATTATAATATTCAGTATCGCTGGCAACATAAAGGACAGTCCCATGACCGTTCCGCCTAGTGTTAATAAGGTACGGCGATTAAATTTATCTGCAATTAACAAGAAGAGCAGTGAACCTAATACAAGTATAACTCCTTGGATAATCGGCCACATGAGTGCTGAACTTGCTTCATTACCTGTTGCATTTTCTACAATTAAAGGGATGTAATAAAAAATCGCATTCGCACCTTGGAATTGTTGAAAAGCAGCTACACCTACACCAGCAATTACTAAATAGCGATATTTACCACTTAATAGTGTGCCCCATGATGTTTTTTGATTTGCTTCTTTTTTAGAAGCTTCTTGAATTTGTGTTACTTCATCTTCAATCTGTGCTTTGTTAGAACGAATATAACTCAATACTCTACGAGCTTCCTCAAATTTATTATTCTTAATTAAAAAACGTGGCGATTCAGGTAATTTTAATACCCCCAAAAATAGTATCAAAGCCGGGACAGCCGCCAAACTTAGCATCAATCTCCACGCCATTGTTTCTGGTAAATCTTTTAATAAAAAAGCTACAATATACGAAAGCAACATTCCGGAGACAATCATTGTTTGGTTAATTCCAGACAAGCGTCCACGCAAACGTGCTGGAGCCATTTCCGACATATAAGCTGGAACCAATGCAGAAGCAGCTCCAACAGCCAGTCCTAAGATAACTCTGGAAACTATCATAAATAGAATTCCATTATGCGGAGATATCCCTGCTAAAATAGAACCTATAGCAAAAACGATAGCAGCTATTAAAATCATTTTACGTCGACCCAAACGGTCAGAAATCTGTCCAGCCATTGCCCCACCGAAAATTGCCCCTAGCATTAAGGAAGAGGTAATCCAGCCAATAGCTGCAGGGTCATTTTGCAAATTCCAATCACTTTGCAGAAACGGCAAAGCTCCCGTCATAACACCAATATCATAACCAAATAGAATACCACCAAAAGCGCCGAAAAAATATATAAATCCACTTGGTATTTTCTTTTCTTGAACCACTATAATCCCTCCCTAAGGGTCACTAAATTTTAAATTCTTCTATCAAACTATTTTTGAAAATAATAAAATCTTCCTGAAGATAAACATGTACCTGTAATTCAATCCAATCGTTTATTTAATAAGGTAAAAGCTGTTAACTTTTTATTAAGCGCTTTCAAATATACTAAAAATCTTTTCCCTTACTTCGAATAATACAGATAGCTTATTTCCCCAAAGGAAAAAATCCCTTTGGAGAAATAAATCACTTAATCACAACGTATTCCAAACCAACCATCTTCGCATAAGATACGATTTGATCGGTTGTTAATTGCAATGAAACAACCGTGTGATGCCCTCCGCCATTTTCAATCCATGACTTAACGCCATCTTGGAAGTTAGGCTTCACTTCCCAAAGTACACGAGCCACTGGAAGATTTGGTGCCGGTTGCGTTGGTTCAAAGGCTGCTACCTCATTAATTAACAGTTTAAAATGCGTACCAAAATCAGCCATTGAGACAACGACCCCATCTCCTGCTTTGCCGTCAAATACCAAACGGGCAGGGTCTTCACGATCACCAATTCCTAATGGTGATACAACGATTTTCGGTTTATTACTTGCCAATGTCGGATCAACTTCAAGCATATGAGATTCAAGGATGGACTCTTGGCCCTCTGCTAATTCATAAATGTAATCTTCCATAAAGCCTGTAGATTGATTATGACTCATCACTTTTAGCAAACGATCAAGCGCTGCGGTTTTCCAGTCGCCTTCCCCGGCAAAACCGTATCCTTGGGCCATCAATCGCTGAACAGCGAGACCAGGAAGCTGCTTCATACCATATAAATCCTCAAAGTTAGAAGTAAAAGCACTGTACCCGCCATCATCCAGAAAACGCTTGATTGCAATTTCATAGCTTGCTTGAACTTTAACACTGGCTTCCCATTCTTCTTTACTGTAAGTACCATAATCAAACGCATAAAGTTTTTCATATTCCGCAAATAAAGCGTCGATTTCTTCTTCCTTCACAGCATTGACGTATTGCACAAGATCTCCAATTCCAAAATAGTCCACTGTCCAACCAAATTGAATTTGTGCTTCTATCTTATCTCCATCTGTCACTGCAACATGACGCATATTATCACCGAAACGAGCAACCTTGATACGAAAACTTTCATTATAAGCAACCGCTGCATCCATCCATTCTGCGACTTGCTTTTTAAATGAAGGGCGTTGCCAATAACCAACGATAATTTTATTTTGTTTATTTAAACGCGCATTGATAAAACCATACTCACGATCCCCATGAGCGGATTGATTTAGATTCATAAAATCCATATCAACGTTTTTCCATGGAATACTTTCGTGAAATTGGGTTGCCAGATGCAGTAATGGTTTTTGCAAGATTTTTGTACCACGAATCCACATTTTAGCTGGTGAAAAAGTGTGCATCCACGTCATCACACCACAAACTTCATCGCGATAGTTCACTTCTTTCATGATATTTGTAATTTGATCCGCATTTACCGCCAGATCCTGTAATACAATCGGATAAGGTAAAACACCACTTTCATTTAACTCATCGGTTATCTTTTGAGCATTCGCTTTTACTTCTGCCAGTGCTTCTTCTCCGTAAAGTTGTTGCGTTCCTACAACAAACCAGAATTCATTTCTTTTTATATTTTCCATCATAATCCTCTTTTCATTTGTTTTGTGCTATTATTTTTGGCCGTAATAGGCATTTTTTCCATGTTTTCGCAGATAGTGTTTATCTAAAATTCGCTGTGGCAATTCTTCCGCAAAACTATTCAATTCACGGGCAAATAAATTCATCTTCGCTACTTCTTCTAACACAACACTGTTCATCACCGCAGATTGAACGTCTTTTCCCCAAGTAAATGGAGCGTGCCCGTGCAACAGAACACCTGGAATAGCTAAAATATCTAATCCACGCTTTTCAAATGTTTCAATAATAACGTTTCCAGTTTCCGTTTCGTATCCACGGTCAATTTCTTCTTGTGTTAAGAATCGCGCACATGGTACCGCTCCATAAAATGTATCCGCGTGCGTCGTCCCCATCGCCGGTACATCAAGTCCTGCCTGCGCCCAAATGGTTGCCCAAGTGGAGTGCGTGTGAACAATGCCGCCCATCTCCGGATAATGTTTGTAAAGAACCGCATGCGTCGGCGCGTCCGAAGATGGATTTAACTCTCCTTCTACAACGTTTCCATCTAAATCAACCACAACCATATCACTTGCCTTCATTGTTGTATAATCGACACCACTAGGTTTGATTACAAACAATCTGCTATCCGGGTCATAAGCACTTGCATTTCCCCATGTATACTTCACTAGTCCGTGTTTAGGCAAATCCAGATTAGCCTGAAATACCTCTTCTTTTAATTGTTCTAACATAGCAATCCCTCCCCGGTTTCCATCTATATCGTCAAATTATCTACAGCAGTCTGTTCAATCACCAGACCGTTTTTGTAACGCGCAATGAATTCCTCAAATCCCTGCACATCCAGTTCGTCAGGAAATATTTTTTTGCCGTCCACATCTTCAAAAACTTTTTTATCCAGGAATGCCTCTAAACGTTCATCGGTTTCCTTATCCCGCATATATGCAGCAAGAATAGCAATTCCCCATGCTCCACCTTCTCCGGCTGTTTCCATTACGGACACAGGAACATTCATTGCAGCAGCAACGATTTTTTGGCCAACTACTGGCGTTTTAAATAAACCGCCATGAGCTAAGATATCTTCAATGACAACGCCTTCCTCTTTTGTTAAAATATCCATCCCTATTTTTAAAGCACCGAAAGCGGTAAATAAATGCGTCCGCATGAAGTTCGCTAAATTAAAATTACTTTCTGGCGACCGGACAAATAACGGACGGCCTTGATCTAATCCCGTTATACTTTCCCCTGAAAAATAACCGAAACTGAGTAAACCTCCGCCATCTCGATCAGCTTCCATTGATTTATTCAGCATGACTTCAAACAATTTTTCTGTTTCTACCTTCTGTCCAACTAATTCCGAGAATTCGCGAAATAGGTTAAGCCAAGCGTCCAAATCGCTTGAACAGTTATTTGCATGAACCATCGCAACAGGGCTGCCATTTGGCGTTGTTACCAGATCAATTTCTGGATAAACAGCCGAGAGCTTTTTTTCTAATACGATCATGGAAAAAACAGAAGTTCCAACTGAAACATTTCCTGTACGTTCTTTCACACTGTTTGTAGCTACCATTCCTGTCCCGGCGTCCCCTTCCGGAGGACAAATTGGAATGCCTGATTGCAGATTTTGTGATCTATCCAAGATTTTAGCTCCCACTTCTGTTAATGTCCCTGCATGCTCTCCTGCGCTACAGACCTTAGGAAGAATATCTGCAACCTTCCAAGGATAGCCTTTGTCTGCAATTTTTTCGTCAAATTGCTTCATC
The nucleotide sequence above comes from Oceanobacillus timonensis. Encoded proteins:
- a CDS encoding sugar porter family MFS transporter, which produces MVQEKKIPSGFIYFFGAFGGILFGYDIGVMTGALPFLQSDWNLQNDPAAIGWITSSLMLGAIFGGAMAGQISDRLGRRKMILIAAIVFAIGSILAGISPHNGILFMIVSRVILGLAVGAASALVPAYMSEMAPARLRGRLSGINQTMIVSGMLLSYIVAFLLKDLPETMAWRLMLSLAAVPALILFLGVLKLPESPRFLIKNNKFEEARRVLSYIRSNKAQIEDEVTQIQEASKKEANQKTSWGTLLSGKYRYLVIAGVGVAAFQQFQGANAIFYYIPLIVENATGNEASSALMWPIIQGVILVLGSLLFLLIADKFNRRTLLTLGGTVMGLSFMLPAILNIIIPNANPIMIVVFLSIYVAFYSFTWAPLTWVIVGEMFPLLIRGRASGLASSFNWVGSFLVGLLFPIMTASMAQEAVFAIFGTICLLGVLFIRTRVVETRGRSLEEIEKIGENQILKEKNA
- a CDS encoding L-ribulose-5-phosphate 4-epimerase; its protein translation is MLEQLKEEVFQANLDLPKHGLVKYTWGNASAYDPDSRLFVIKPSGVDYTTMKASDMVVVDLDGNVVEGELNPSSDAPTHAVLYKHYPEMGGIVHTHSTWATIWAQAGLDVPAMGTTHADTFYGAVPCARFLTQEEIDRGYETETGNVIIETFEKRGLDILAIPGVLLHGHAPFTWGKDVQSAVMNSVVLEEVAKMNLFARELNSFAEELPQRILDKHYLRKHGKNAYYGQK
- the araA gene encoding L-arabinose isomerase; translated protein: MENIKRNEFWFVVGTQQLYGEEALAEVKANAQKITDELNESGVLPYPIVLQDLAVNADQITNIMKEVNYRDEVCGVMTWMHTFSPAKMWIRGTKILQKPLLHLATQFHESIPWKNVDMDFMNLNQSAHGDREYGFINARLNKQNKIIVGYWQRPSFKKQVAEWMDAAVAYNESFRIKVARFGDNMRHVAVTDGDKIEAQIQFGWTVDYFGIGDLVQYVNAVKEEEIDALFAEYEKLYAFDYGTYSKEEWEASVKVQASYEIAIKRFLDDGGYSAFTSNFEDLYGMKQLPGLAVQRLMAQGYGFAGEGDWKTAALDRLLKVMSHNQSTGFMEDYIYELAEGQESILESHMLEVDPTLASNKPKIVVSPLGIGDREDPARLVFDGKAGDGVVVSMADFGTHFKLLINEVAAFEPTQPAPNLPVARVLWEVKPNFQDGVKSWIENGGGHHTVVSLQLTTDQIVSYAKMVGLEYVVIK
- a CDS encoding xylulokinase encodes the protein MKTNQTNIKEVIAQGETVLGIEFGSTRIKAVLIDNHFETIASGSYEWENQLENGIWTYNLVDIVTGLQTAYSEMKQEIEWNYGITLRTIGSIGFSAMMHGYMVFDKTGELLVPFRTWRNTTTGDAAKELTDLFQFNIPDRWSIAHLYQAILNEEKHLPRIDYMTTLAGFIHWLLTGEKNLGIGDASGMFPIDEATKDYDKSMMKQFDEKIADKGYPWKVADILPKVCSAGEHAGTLTEVGAKILDRSQNLQSGIPICPPEGDAGTGMVATNSVKERTGNVSVGTSVFSMIVLEKKLSAVYPEIDLVTTPNGSPVAMVHANNCSSDLDAWLNLFREFSELVGQKVETEKLFEVMLNKSMEADRDGGGLLSFGYFSGESITGLDQGRPLFVRSPESNFNLANFMRTHLFTAFGALKIGMDILTKEEGVVIEDILAHGGLFKTPVVGQKIVAAAMNVPVSVMETAGEGGAWGIAILAAYMRDKETDERLEAFLDKKVFEDVDGKKIFPDELDVQGFEEFIARYKNGLVIEQTAVDNLTI